A region from the Leptospirillum ferriphilum ML-04 genome encodes:
- a CDS encoding NADH-quinone oxidoreductase subunit J gives MQMAMFGYFGAAIVISALFVVYFRNPIYSVMSLLTMFMHIAGLYVILEAEFLAGVQLLVYAGAILVLYLFVVMLLNVQSRGRFIQKQTPAVVGLGILGIVEVVALIFHTRFYPELPAIPHPGVPTLGNTETIGMVLYTQYLFPFEIASLVLLIALVGAIVLAKGKLKFR, from the coding sequence ATGCAAATGGCCATGTTTGGTTATTTTGGGGCGGCGATCGTCATTTCCGCCCTTTTCGTTGTCTATTTTCGTAATCCGATTTATTCTGTCATGTCTCTATTGACAATGTTTATGCACATCGCCGGCCTTTATGTCATCCTTGAGGCAGAATTTCTTGCTGGCGTGCAACTTCTCGTTTATGCAGGAGCGATTCTCGTTCTATACCTCTTTGTCGTCATGTTGTTGAATGTCCAGAGCCGCGGGCGCTTTATTCAGAAGCAAACACCGGCGGTAGTCGGTCTTGGGATTCTTGGTATTGTCGAAGTTGTAGCCCTTATTTTTCATACTCGATTCTACCCCGAACTTCCTGCCATTCCGCATCCTGGGGTGCCCACCCTGGGCAATACGGAAACGATCGGGATGGTTCTTTACACACAATACCTCTTCCCGTTTGAAATCGCCTCGCTTGTACTTTTGATTGCCCTTGTGGGGGCGATCGTCCTTGCCAAAGGCAAGTTAAAGTTTCGCTAG
- the nuoE gene encoding NADH-quinone oxidoreductase subunit NuoE: MADVKHAEVTYEDIEDICEEFSNREGAVVQILQKVQEKYGYVPADALEFVGEILEIPKSKMYGVLTFYSQFYQEPRGKFVLKICVGTACHVRGAGLLVDKVKEELHIEPGENTEDMLFTLEPVACLGSCALAPMAMVQGTAYGKLSADKMVSLIRQFEEEAEKEEEPV, encoded by the coding sequence ATGGCCGATGTGAAGCATGCAGAAGTGACGTATGAGGATATTGAAGACATTTGTGAAGAGTTTTCAAACCGTGAAGGTGCCGTTGTGCAGATCCTCCAGAAAGTGCAGGAGAAATATGGCTACGTTCCGGCAGACGCCCTTGAGTTTGTGGGGGAAATTCTGGAGATCCCCAAAAGCAAGATGTATGGAGTGCTGACATTTTATTCCCAGTTCTACCAGGAGCCGCGTGGAAAATTTGTTCTGAAAATTTGTGTTGGAACAGCGTGCCATGTTCGCGGGGCGGGTCTGCTGGTAGATAAGGTGAAGGAAGAGCTCCATATTGAACCAGGCGAGAATACGGAAGATATGCTTTTTACGCTGGAGCCTGTTGCTTGTCTTGGTTCTTGTGCGTTGGCCCCCATGGCCATGGTTCAAGGCACCGCCTATGGAAAACTGTCTGCAGACAAGATGGTTTCCCTGATTCGACAGTTCGAAGAAGAAGCGGAAAAGGAAGAAGAGCCGGTCTAG
- the nuoI gene encoding NADH-quinone oxidoreductase subunit NuoI produces MTLKSLLKSVLFTEIMQGLKLTFTHMFKKKITVQYPHEKLELADGYRGFIVHRRYENGQERCVGCDLCEAICPAKAIRVVGDIHPEFPERRFAKEYTLDFTRCIFCGFCVVACPVNALSMTKEFAHSSFTREGLIYSKDQLLALGDRCESESIAYLKVRNMWGAEDSGKDEGRYHFPPISATQSGG; encoded by the coding sequence ATGACACTCAAATCGTTGTTGAAAAGTGTCCTCTTTACAGAGATTATGCAGGGTCTAAAGCTTACTTTCACCCATATGTTCAAGAAAAAAATTACTGTTCAGTACCCTCATGAGAAGCTTGAACTGGCGGATGGATACAGAGGATTCATCGTTCACCGCAGATATGAAAATGGACAGGAGCGTTGCGTCGGGTGCGATCTCTGCGAAGCCATCTGTCCGGCAAAGGCAATTCGTGTTGTTGGAGACATTCATCCCGAATTTCCTGAAAGACGATTTGCCAAAGAATATACTCTCGATTTTACCCGGTGCATTTTTTGTGGGTTCTGTGTGGTTGCCTGTCCGGTCAATGCCTTGTCCATGACGAAGGAGTTTGCACATTCCTCCTTTACCAGGGAAGGTTTGATCTATTCAAAAGACCAGCTTCTCGCCTTGGGAGACCGGTGTGAGTCTGAGTCTATCGCCTATTTGAAAGTCAGGAATATGTGGGGTGCGGAAGATTCCGGAAAAGACGAAGGCCGCTACCATTTTCCCCCCATTTCAGCCACTCAATCCGGAGGATAG
- a CDS encoding 2Fe-2S iron-sulfur cluster-binding protein, which translates to MAKVTVNGIEVEVDPSYTILKAAEKAGISIPTFCYHPRMDPAGSCRICAVELEDSKRVVMSCVTPVSDGMKVLTESPKIHDARKTNLELLLLHHPLDCPVCDCGGECPLQNMSFAYGATESRFESHRNDEPEDLKSDVLVFNANRCILCGKCVRICDEIQDVHAIGFINRGFDTIIGPPLGKKLDCEFCGDCLEVCPTGAITDHFVRYKFRPWQLEQHQTTCTNCASGCQMHVETENESIVRVTSKEGLGPNEGSICVVGRFGFNHVQTPQRFDTPYMRVEHRLVPASWEELLPELGNRLNAIRRKGTDRIAGLISPRVSLEDAYAFQLFSGRF; encoded by the coding sequence ATGGCAAAAGTTACGGTAAACGGCATAGAGGTTGAAGTCGATCCTTCCTATACCATTTTGAAGGCTGCGGAAAAAGCAGGGATCTCGATTCCGACGTTCTGTTATCACCCGAGGATGGATCCGGCCGGGTCTTGCCGAATCTGTGCCGTTGAGCTTGAGGATTCCAAAAGGGTGGTCATGTCCTGTGTGACCCCCGTTTCAGATGGAATGAAGGTTCTGACCGAATCCCCAAAAATTCATGATGCGCGAAAGACCAATCTTGAATTGCTCCTTTTGCACCATCCGCTTGATTGTCCGGTTTGTGACTGCGGTGGCGAATGTCCTCTGCAGAATATGTCTTTTGCCTATGGGGCGACAGAAAGTCGCTTTGAGTCCCACAGAAATGATGAACCGGAAGATCTGAAGAGTGATGTTTTGGTCTTCAATGCAAATCGTTGCATTCTTTGCGGGAAGTGTGTCCGGATCTGTGATGAAATCCAGGACGTTCATGCCATCGGCTTTATCAATCGCGGATTCGATACGATCATTGGACCACCGCTTGGGAAAAAGCTGGATTGTGAATTTTGTGGAGATTGTCTGGAAGTCTGTCCGACAGGTGCTATCACAGATCATTTTGTCCGTTACAAGTTCCGTCCCTGGCAGCTCGAACAGCATCAGACCACCTGTACGAACTGTGCGTCAGGTTGTCAGATGCATGTGGAAACAGAAAATGAATCGATAGTTCGGGTGACCAGCAAGGAAGGTCTTGGCCCCAATGAGGGGTCAATCTGTGTTGTTGGCCGTTTCGGATTTAACCATGTTCAGACCCCTCAACGATTTGACACGCCTTATATGCGTGTTGAGCATCGACTGGTTCCTGCGTCCTGGGAGGAACTCCTGCCGGAACTGGGAAATCGCCTGAATGCCATTCGACGAAAGGGAACGGATCGTATAGCAGGCTTGATTTCACCCCGGGTATCGCTTGAAGACGCATATGCATTTCAGCTTTTTTCCGGAAGGTTCTGA
- the nuoH gene encoding NADH-quinone oxidoreductase subunit NuoH: MLNDLASAVIVIVAVLFVLLTTIAYLTYLERKVLSFMQDRLGPMEVGPWGLLQPLADGIKLVSKEDIIPTEANVAIFKIAPVISLVPAIISFAVIPFGKNSFHFLGITTHPYITDINIGILYVLALSSIGAYGIILGGWASNNKYSLLGALRSAAQVISYELNAGMSVIGVLLLAGSLSLVQVEAAQSGGFWHWYIFPQIVAFVIYLISGIAETNRTPFDLPEAESELVAGFFTEYSGMRFSLYYLAEYGNMVMVSCIATILFLGGWNSPLPFLDFVPPFVWFMLKVYFFLFFFFWIRATLPRLRYDQLMKFGWKVMLPLSFANVIVTAIVVYMVRR, translated from the coding sequence GTGCTGAATGATCTTGCCAGTGCTGTGATCGTCATTGTTGCAGTTTTATTTGTCCTTCTGACAACGATTGCTTACCTGACATATCTGGAGCGAAAGGTTCTCAGTTTCATGCAGGATCGTTTGGGGCCGATGGAAGTTGGACCGTGGGGACTTCTTCAGCCGCTTGCCGATGGAATCAAGCTTGTATCAAAGGAAGACATCATCCCAACGGAAGCCAATGTCGCAATCTTCAAGATCGCCCCGGTCATTTCTCTGGTTCCGGCAATCATCTCTTTTGCAGTTATTCCTTTTGGAAAGAATTCGTTTCATTTTCTGGGGATCACCACACATCCCTATATTACAGACATCAACATCGGCATTCTTTATGTCTTGGCTCTTTCTTCGATTGGTGCCTATGGGATTATTCTTGGAGGATGGGCCTCTAACAATAAATATTCCTTGCTGGGAGCTTTGCGCTCTGCCGCCCAGGTCATCAGTTACGAGTTGAATGCGGGAATGTCTGTTATCGGAGTCCTGCTTCTGGCCGGTTCATTGTCCCTCGTTCAGGTTGAGGCAGCGCAGTCGGGAGGGTTCTGGCACTGGTATATATTTCCCCAGATTGTCGCATTTGTGATCTATCTGATTTCCGGGATCGCAGAAACAAACAGGACCCCTTTTGACCTGCCGGAGGCAGAATCTGAACTGGTTGCCGGATTTTTCACGGAATACTCAGGGATGAGATTTTCTCTCTACTATCTGGCTGAATACGGGAATATGGTTATGGTGTCATGTATTGCAACGATCCTGTTCCTGGGTGGCTGGAATTCCCCTCTCCCTTTTCTGGACTTTGTTCCCCCGTTTGTCTGGTTTATGTTGAAAGTTTATTTTTTCCTATTCTTTTTCTTTTGGATTCGGGCGACGTTACCCCGTCTAAGATATGACCAACTGATGAAGTTCGGTTGGAAAGTGATGCTGCCTCTTTCATTCGCGAACGTCATCGTGACGGCGATTGTTGTTTATATGGTTCGGCGATAG
- a CDS encoding molybdopterin oxidoreductase family protein gives MIDTGARYGFMNAALPIVEATGTLRPLVDHEDLLKAKVILLVGTDPVAESNITGLFLKRAARKNRARLYVVDSEAITLSNRASDHIRVNPGGESLFVSVLSEEIVSGGNLNSEWLTRKEELFKNWNVDPGAYQRLVHDLKTAETGILVTGRKMFRNEKANQSIKNMMKMIGALGWIEREGCGILPIPEAANDLGVLMMGATYEWLPGLLDARNESSRKKWESAWGTTLSYGSGGGLGQILQGIEEGKINALITIGENPIGHFPSGSKVRQILGKLDLIVSLDMFQNELVDMAHFVLPASSSFERVGHFVSVEGFVQKSVQTMAHWGESLPDWEILEKISHAMGSPMGFDSSENLMQEILRFLPDLSPSTRNGEHFVGKTGDIHLVNPLAPSSLLPIPGEKISENASRTKIVEIPAHKANRSSVSRRYASWNEKDQPVLCEIGQIPGEGEFIFSMTKSLFHSGKMTLQDPNLKKIQSEGKLRINRQTARKRKIKKGEKITLSSAYGRCSFTVEPSPMVSEFELLFPEHFADSQVLALFPPEIALSPETGTPTIPRIRVSLSNETVV, from the coding sequence ATGATTGACACGGGAGCGCGTTACGGTTTCATGAACGCAGCACTTCCCATTGTGGAAGCGACAGGAACACTGCGGCCCCTGGTCGATCACGAAGATCTCCTGAAAGCCAAGGTGATTCTTCTTGTCGGAACCGATCCTGTTGCAGAGTCCAATATTACCGGACTCTTTTTGAAGCGTGCTGCCAGGAAGAATCGGGCCAGACTCTATGTTGTTGATTCCGAAGCGATCACTCTCTCAAATCGGGCAAGCGATCATATTCGCGTGAATCCCGGCGGGGAAAGTCTCTTTGTAAGTGTTCTTTCTGAGGAAATTGTTTCCGGCGGAAACCTTAACAGCGAATGGCTAACCCGGAAGGAAGAACTCTTTAAGAACTGGAATGTGGATCCGGGAGCCTACCAAAGACTGGTTCATGATTTGAAAACTGCCGAAACCGGAATTCTCGTGACGGGCAGGAAGATGTTCCGCAATGAGAAGGCAAACCAGTCCATCAAGAACATGATGAAGATGATCGGTGCTTTGGGATGGATCGAAAGAGAAGGATGCGGCATTCTTCCCATTCCGGAAGCAGCAAACGATCTGGGAGTCCTGATGATGGGTGCCACTTATGAATGGCTTCCCGGTCTTTTAGATGCTCGAAATGAATCCTCCCGGAAAAAGTGGGAAAGTGCATGGGGTACAACTCTTTCTTACGGTTCCGGTGGCGGGCTCGGACAGATTCTTCAGGGAATTGAGGAAGGTAAAATTAATGCTCTGATTACAATAGGTGAAAATCCGATTGGTCATTTTCCGTCTGGCTCGAAAGTGCGCCAAATCCTCGGGAAACTCGATCTGATTGTCTCGCTTGATATGTTCCAGAACGAATTGGTCGATATGGCGCATTTCGTTCTGCCTGCATCTAGCTCATTCGAGAGAGTGGGCCATTTTGTGAGCGTTGAAGGGTTCGTCCAGAAATCTGTTCAGACCATGGCACATTGGGGTGAGAGTTTGCCGGATTGGGAAATTCTCGAAAAAATTTCCCATGCGATGGGAAGCCCTATGGGATTTGATTCTTCTGAAAATCTGATGCAGGAAATTCTCCGGTTCCTCCCGGATCTTTCTCCATCGACAAGAAATGGAGAGCATTTTGTCGGGAAAACAGGAGATATTCATCTTGTGAATCCTCTTGCTCCTTCTTCTCTTCTGCCTATTCCCGGGGAGAAGATTAGCGAAAACGCTTCACGCACAAAGATTGTTGAGATTCCCGCCCATAAAGCAAATCGAAGCTCTGTCTCTCGGCGGTATGCTTCCTGGAATGAAAAAGATCAACCTGTTTTGTGTGAGATAGGGCAGATTCCTGGCGAGGGAGAATTTATTTTTTCCATGACGAAATCTCTTTTTCATTCAGGGAAAATGACCCTTCAGGATCCGAATTTGAAAAAAATCCAGTCAGAAGGTAAACTCCGCATCAACCGTCAGACAGCCCGGAAAAGAAAAATCAAAAAAGGCGAAAAGATTACGCTCAGTTCTGCCTATGGCCGTTGTTCTTTTACTGTTGAGCCATCGCCGATGGTTTCTGAATTTGAGCTCCTCTTTCCGGAACATTTTGCAGACTCTCAAGTTCTGGCGCTCTTTCCTCCCGAGATAGCGTTATCTCCTGAGACTGGAACTCCGACTATCCCCCGGATCAGGGTTTCGTTGTCAAATGAGACTGTCGTCTAA
- the nuoK gene encoding NADH-quinone oxidoreductase subunit NuoK — protein sequence MVPLSWYVALSSTLFLIGLVGVLIRRNIVIVLLCVEIMLNAVNINFVAFSKYQHVIDAQIFVFFVITVAAAEVAVGLGIIIALFRLRETINIDEFNILKL from the coding sequence ATGGTGCCATTGTCGTGGTATGTCGCATTGAGCTCAACATTGTTTTTAATAGGACTTGTCGGAGTCCTGATTCGCAGAAATATTGTTATTGTTCTTTTGTGCGTCGAAATCATGCTGAATGCCGTGAACATCAATTTCGTTGCTTTCAGCAAATATCAGCATGTGATTGACGCGCAGATATTTGTTTTCTTTGTTATCACGGTAGCAGCGGCGGAAGTAGCGGTCGGTCTCGGAATCATCATTGCACTTTTCCGGCTCCGGGAAACCATTAACATTGACGAATTCAATATTCTCAAACTCTAG
- a CDS encoding NADH-quinone oxidoreductase subunit NuoF, which translates to MLTEALEDAPVNTGMQTDLPVIHIGMATCGLASGARGLLDLIKKEVEKRQLNVQIVPTGCIGMCHNEPLVDVTMPGKYRVSYKNVKPMTLTQIFESHFGKNDFAKKYAVCQIPVEGAEPYEGLALMSDLPFFKGQVKIVTKRCGMIDPLSIEDYIAMDGYKALKKALTSMTPEEVVEQVTKSGLRGRGGGGFPTGLKWSLTQKSPGPEKYVVCNADEGDPGAFMDRSVLEGDPHAVLEGMIIASYAVGGAKKGYIYCRAEYPLAIRHLRKAIEDAKAHNFLGENILGTGLCFDIEIKEGAGAYVCGEETALLASIMGERGMPWPKPPFPAQKGVWGKPSVINNVETLGNIGHIILNGGDWYASYGSEKTKGTKTFALTGSIKNSGLIEVPAGTPLREIIYSIGGGMVEKKIPFKAAQLGGPSGGCIPVDGLDTPVDFENVVAAGAIMGSGGIVVMDEAACIVDTAKFFLKFTQDESCGECTPCRVGSKIMLDILTRITEGKGQEGDLDELVRLSMYVKSNSLCGLGGAAPNPVLSTIRYFREEYEAHIRDKRCPGTVCNDLIKYVVIEEDCTTCGLCEPVCPSGSVTWEKGEVAHIDLTTCIRCKACVDACKFRAII; encoded by the coding sequence ATGCTGACTGAAGCTCTTGAGGATGCTCCCGTCAATACGGGGATGCAGACAGATCTCCCTGTCATTCATATAGGTATGGCGACTTGCGGTCTGGCTTCCGGGGCGCGTGGATTATTGGATCTGATCAAAAAGGAAGTTGAAAAGCGCCAGTTGAATGTCCAGATCGTTCCGACAGGTTGTATCGGTATGTGTCATAACGAACCTCTTGTCGATGTCACGATGCCAGGCAAGTATCGTGTCTCCTACAAGAACGTCAAGCCAATGACCCTGACCCAGATTTTTGAATCCCATTTTGGCAAGAACGATTTTGCCAAAAAGTATGCGGTCTGCCAGATTCCGGTTGAAGGAGCAGAGCCCTACGAAGGTCTTGCATTGATGTCCGATCTCCCTTTTTTCAAGGGACAAGTCAAAATCGTGACAAAAAGATGCGGGATGATCGACCCACTCTCCATTGAAGACTATATCGCGATGGATGGTTACAAAGCTCTCAAAAAAGCACTGACATCCATGACGCCGGAGGAAGTTGTCGAGCAGGTCACTAAATCCGGACTTCGCGGCAGGGGGGGCGGTGGATTCCCCACTGGACTCAAATGGAGCCTGACACAAAAATCTCCCGGCCCTGAGAAATATGTTGTATGCAATGCAGACGAGGGAGATCCGGGTGCCTTCATGGACAGATCTGTTCTGGAAGGGGATCCGCATGCGGTTCTGGAAGGGATGATTATCGCCTCCTACGCAGTTGGAGGAGCGAAGAAAGGGTACATCTATTGTCGGGCGGAGTATCCATTGGCGATCCGTCACCTCAGAAAAGCAATAGAAGATGCCAAGGCCCATAATTTTCTTGGAGAGAACATCCTGGGCACAGGTTTGTGCTTTGATATCGAAATCAAGGAAGGAGCCGGAGCATATGTCTGCGGCGAGGAAACGGCTCTGCTTGCCTCGATTATGGGGGAAAGGGGCATGCCCTGGCCAAAACCCCCTTTTCCGGCTCAGAAAGGTGTCTGGGGCAAGCCGAGTGTGATCAACAATGTTGAGACGCTGGGAAACATCGGTCATATCATTCTGAACGGTGGAGACTGGTATGCCTCGTATGGCAGTGAAAAAACAAAAGGGACCAAAACATTCGCCTTGACGGGTTCGATCAAAAATTCGGGATTGATCGAAGTTCCGGCGGGAACACCCTTGAGGGAGATCATCTACAGTATCGGCGGTGGAATGGTCGAGAAAAAAATACCTTTTAAGGCGGCCCAGCTGGGAGGACCTTCCGGGGGATGTATCCCGGTGGATGGACTCGACACTCCTGTGGATTTTGAAAACGTGGTTGCTGCCGGAGCGATCATGGGATCCGGCGGAATTGTCGTGATGGATGAAGCCGCCTGTATTGTCGACACGGCGAAATTCTTCCTGAAGTTTACGCAGGATGAGTCTTGCGGGGAATGCACCCCGTGCCGGGTTGGTTCAAAGATCATGCTGGATATTTTGACGCGCATCACGGAAGGTAAAGGTCAGGAAGGTGATCTAGACGAGCTTGTCCGGTTGTCGATGTATGTCAAATCAAATTCTCTGTGTGGGCTTGGCGGTGCAGCGCCGAACCCTGTTCTTTCTACCATCCGGTATTTCCGGGAGGAGTACGAGGCCCATATCCGGGACAAGAGATGTCCGGGGACCGTCTGCAACGATCTGATCAAATATGTGGTCATCGAGGAGGATTGCACAACTTGCGGCCTTTGCGAGCCTGTTTGTCCGTCTGGATCCGTGACATGGGAAAAAGGAGAGGTTGCCCATATCGATCTCACGACCTGTATCCGCTGTAAGGCGTGTGTGGACGCATGTAAATTTCGGGCAATCATCTGA
- the nuoL gene encoding NADH-quinone oxidoreductase subunit L, producing the protein MLPIVLIPLLPLIGFLIVGLFWPYFKGKGHWVTVPLVALSAVLSIRAFMDTLNGPPIHFVLYNWIHSGHFSVPISIMIDHLTAAMLVMVTVVSTLVHLYTVGYMKEDSGYDRFFSYISLFTFAMIVLLISDNLLELFFGWEGVGFCSYILIVHWYERRPSWMAANKAFIMNRIGDFGFLLGIFLTYNVFGTLDYEGIFRAIPSHLHDTIFPFSVFHSTESASVLTVIALLLFVGAVGKSAQIPLHPWLPDAMEGPTPISALIHAATMVTAGIFMIARLSPIYNASPTALMVVGWTGAITAFVAATIALTQRDIKKIVAYSTMSQLGYMVMACGVGAYGAGIFHLLTHGFFKALLFLAAGSVIHSLNGEQDIFRMGGLSKYMKLTFVTMLLGSLALSGIPPFAGYFSKDLILSDAFQSGPRGQIFWAIGLITAVLTAFYTFRLIFMVFTGKENFSNDGHHGHAPHESPLVMTIPLVILSFGAVFAGWLGDRFDIVGYLSQSMTVPHLMETSGISDGTLKMISVLAGVLGISVAFFLYGRPSGVPLVLSKSFRPLFNLSRNKWYFDEIYDAVFTRPAIFLSHILWKEVDKGVIDMIVNNIASSCQSAGASLRRLQTGQLQNYALVMALGLFGMVSIFIFMK; encoded by the coding sequence ATGTTGCCAATTGTTCTGATTCCGCTTCTCCCGTTGATCGGATTTTTGATCGTGGGTTTGTTCTGGCCATATTTCAAGGGAAAGGGACATTGGGTAACTGTCCCTCTTGTTGCTCTTTCCGCTGTTCTGTCCATCCGCGCGTTTATGGACACACTCAATGGTCCACCCATACATTTTGTCCTTTATAACTGGATTCATTCGGGGCATTTCTCGGTCCCAATTTCAATCATGATCGATCATCTGACAGCAGCGATGCTTGTCATGGTCACTGTTGTGTCCACACTCGTTCATCTTTATACAGTCGGATACATGAAAGAAGACTCCGGCTATGACCGCTTCTTTTCCTATATCTCTCTTTTCACCTTTGCCATGATCGTTCTTCTTATCTCGGACAACCTTCTGGAACTGTTCTTTGGATGGGAAGGCGTCGGGTTCTGTTCGTATATCCTGATTGTACACTGGTACGAACGACGTCCCTCCTGGATGGCTGCGAATAAAGCCTTCATCATGAACAGAATCGGCGATTTTGGCTTTCTTCTGGGAATCTTTCTGACCTATAACGTTTTCGGGACGTTGGATTATGAAGGGATTTTTCGGGCGATTCCCTCCCATCTTCACGATACGATCTTCCCTTTTTCCGTTTTTCACAGCACGGAATCGGCATCCGTCCTGACTGTTATTGCTCTCCTCCTGTTTGTGGGGGCCGTTGGTAAATCTGCCCAAATTCCTCTGCATCCGTGGTTGCCAGATGCGATGGAAGGTCCTACGCCGATATCAGCGCTCATCCATGCTGCAACGATGGTGACGGCCGGTATCTTCATGATCGCCCGCCTCTCACCCATCTATAATGCATCTCCGACAGCCTTGATGGTCGTTGGGTGGACAGGAGCCATCACAGCGTTTGTGGCAGCGACCATCGCTCTCACACAGCGCGACATTAAAAAAATTGTTGCCTACTCCACAATGAGCCAGCTCGGGTATATGGTGATGGCTTGCGGTGTCGGTGCGTATGGGGCGGGAATCTTTCATCTTTTGACGCACGGCTTTTTTAAGGCGTTGCTCTTCCTTGCCGCGGGGTCCGTGATTCATTCCCTGAACGGAGAACAGGATATTTTCCGGATGGGGGGACTCTCAAAATACATGAAGTTGACATTTGTCACAATGTTGCTTGGGTCCCTTGCCTTGTCAGGAATCCCTCCCTTCGCCGGATATTTTTCGAAGGACCTGATCTTGTCCGATGCTTTTCAATCAGGTCCGCGTGGACAAATTTTCTGGGCGATAGGTCTGATCACTGCAGTCCTGACGGCATTTTATACATTCCGGTTAATTTTCATGGTCTTTACTGGAAAAGAAAATTTTTCGAACGATGGTCATCATGGGCATGCCCCACATGAAAGCCCTCTTGTGATGACCATTCCCTTGGTTATTTTATCCTTTGGAGCGGTCTTTGCCGGTTGGTTGGGGGATCGCTTTGATATTGTCGGCTACTTGTCTCAAAGTATGACTGTCCCCCATCTTATGGAGACATCGGGAATATCGGACGGCACTTTGAAAATGATTTCTGTTCTGGCAGGTGTCCTGGGGATCAGCGTTGCGTTTTTCTTGTACGGAAGGCCATCCGGAGTTCCTTTGGTCCTTTCAAAGAGTTTTCGACCATTGTTTAATTTGTCACGAAACAAATGGTACTTCGATGAAATTTACGATGCAGTTTTTACCCGTCCGGCCATTTTTCTCTCGCACATATTATGGAAAGAAGTGGATAAAGGGGTGATCGACATGATCGTCAACAATATCGCTTCTTCCTGCCAATCCGCGGGAGCTTCTCTTCGAAGACTGCAGACCGGTCAACTTCAGAATTACGCGTTGGTCATGGCGTTGGGGCTTTTTGGAATGGTCAGCATTTTTATATTCATGAAATAA